From Scylla paramamosain isolate STU-SP2022 unplaced genomic scaffold, ASM3559412v1 Contig1, whole genome shotgun sequence, a single genomic window includes:
- the LOC135095836 gene encoding nucleosome-remodeling factor subunit BPTF-like has translation MPHGVCSRRANHPRASRTTRTLERRTAAVCDVTLDHFANRAGKIGSGGGGGGGGSSGGGGGGARMKKESLTTAMKKLSVVKDSDERPWDEQDDDDEDTIICNGEADGDDGEEREKGVLDN, from the exons atgcCACATGGGGTCTGCAGTCGCCGCGCCAACCACCCACGAGCCTCACGCACCACACGGACCCTTGAGAGGCGGACCGCTGCagtgtgtg ATGTGACTCTGGACCACTTTGCCAACCGTGCAGGGAagattggtagtggtggtggtggtggtggtggcggcagcagtggtggtggtggtggtggtgctcggatgaagaaggaaagccTGACTACAGCAatgaagaagt TGTCAGTAGTGAAGGACAGTGACGAGAGGCCTTGGGACGAGCAGGATGATGACGACGAAGACACCATCATCTGTAACGGTGaagctgatggtgatgatggtgaagagagagagaagggagtccTGGACAACTaa